From a single Pseudomonas triticicola genomic region:
- a CDS encoding alpha/beta fold hydrolase: protein MPFFTVDGQALHYIDQGTGPAVLLAGSYLWDQAMWAPQIAALTPHYRVIAVDLWGHGESGKLPEGTTSLDDIARQAQALLDHLDIDRVTLVGLSVGGMWGARLALSAPQRLNGLVLMDTYVGVEPEPTRQYYFSLFKQIEDCGTISEQLLDIVVPIFFRPGIDPQSALYQDFRAKLQGYSPERLRDSIVPMGRITFGRNDLLPRLSELNPETTLVLCGDQDKPRPPSEAREMAELIGCPCVLVPEAGHISNLENPGFVTEALLAFLAERN from the coding sequence ATGCCCTTTTTCACGGTTGACGGACAAGCACTGCACTACATTGATCAAGGCACCGGCCCCGCCGTGTTGCTGGCCGGCAGTTACCTTTGGGACCAGGCGATGTGGGCGCCGCAGATCGCCGCGCTGACCCCGCACTATCGCGTCATTGCCGTGGATCTGTGGGGGCATGGCGAGTCCGGCAAGTTACCCGAAGGCACCACCTCGCTGGACGACATTGCCCGACAGGCGCAGGCCTTGCTTGATCATCTGGACATTGATCGCGTCACCCTCGTCGGACTATCCGTCGGCGGCATGTGGGGCGCGCGTTTGGCACTGTCCGCACCGCAACGTCTCAACGGCCTGGTGCTGATGGACACCTACGTCGGCGTCGAACCGGAACCGACCCGGCAGTATTACTTCTCGCTGTTCAAGCAGATCGAAGACTGCGGCACCATCTCCGAACAACTGCTCGACATCGTCGTGCCGATCTTCTTCCGCCCGGGCATCGACCCGCAGTCGGCGCTGTATCAGGACTTCCGCGCAAAACTGCAGGGCTATTCGCCAGAGCGTCTGCGCGACAGCATCGTGCCTATGGGCCGCATCACGTTTGGCCGCAACGATCTGTTGCCACGCCTGAGCGAGCTGAACCCGGAGACGACACTGGTGCTCTGCGGCGATCAGGACAAACCGCGACCACCCTCGGAAGCCCGGGAAATGGCTGAATTGATCGGTTGCCCGTGCGTGCTGGTACCGGAGGCGGGGCATATCTCCAATCTGGAGAATCCCGGGTTTGTGACTGAGGCACTGCTGGCGTTTCTGGCCGAGCGCAACTGA
- the dsbG gene encoding thiol:disulfide interchange protein DsbG, protein MPRLRHLLTLTLGTALLHLPSVQAAEELPAAIKKIEAKGAKIVGQFDAPDGLRGYAAQYQNRGMALYLTPDGKHVLVGNLYDADGKDLSSEPLQKLVYAPMSKEVWGKFEASNWIQDGNKDAPRTVYLFSDPNCPYCNMFWEQARPWVKAGKVQLRHIMVGIIREDSPGKSAALLAAKDPAKALEDHEKAGKGSALKALKDIPVAVQSKLAANMQLMEDLELQATPAIFYLDDKGELQQQQGAPSPDKLVKILGPK, encoded by the coding sequence ATGCCCCGCCTCCGCCACCTGCTGACGCTGACTCTGGGCACTGCCCTGCTGCACTTGCCGTCGGTGCAGGCTGCTGAAGAACTGCCCGCCGCAATCAAAAAGATCGAAGCCAAGGGCGCGAAAATCGTCGGCCAGTTCGACGCCCCCGATGGCCTGCGCGGGTACGCCGCGCAATACCAGAATCGCGGCATGGCGCTATACCTGACCCCGGACGGCAAACACGTCCTCGTGGGTAATCTGTACGACGCCGACGGCAAGGACCTGAGCAGCGAGCCTTTGCAGAAACTGGTCTACGCGCCGATGTCCAAGGAAGTCTGGGGCAAGTTCGAGGCGAGCAACTGGATTCAGGACGGCAACAAGGATGCACCGCGCACGGTGTACCTGTTCAGCGATCCGAACTGCCCGTACTGCAACATGTTCTGGGAACAGGCGCGGCCATGGGTCAAGGCCGGCAAAGTGCAATTGCGCCACATCATGGTCGGCATCATCCGCGAAGACAGCCCGGGCAAATCAGCCGCACTGCTGGCGGCGAAAGACCCGGCCAAGGCCCTGGAAGATCATGAAAAGGCCGGCAAGGGCAGCGCGCTCAAGGCCTTGAAAGACATTCCGGTCGCCGTGCAAAGCAAACTCGCGGCCAACATGCAGTTGATGGAAGACCTCGAACTGCAAGCCACCCCGGCGATTTTCTACCTGGACGACAAAGGCGAACTGCAACAACAGCAAGGCGCGCCTTCGCCGGACAAGCTGGTGAAGATTCTCGGGCCTAAGTAG
- a CDS encoding TlpA disulfide reductase family protein, with the protein MLTFTLGTFAIALNHLLLISALALATFVGWRVAKRGGDNPESALFSLFLLGMLAARIAFVALYWSHYRNDPWQIIDLRDGGFLAWPGVIVLLLAALYRGWRRPALRRPLGFGVVSGVAFWLLATLSLNIYEQGTRLPDISLRNAAGETIKLSEYQGGPLVINLWATWCPPCRREMPVLENAQQQRPDLTFLFVNQAESMQSVATFLETQGLSLNNVLFDRRGRLGQAVGSMALPTTLFYSPDGRLLTSHLGELSNASLARALETFDTSPSSPNQAVAPANSARKLPCPASATC; encoded by the coding sequence ATGCTGACGTTCACCCTCGGCACCTTCGCCATCGCGCTCAACCACCTGCTGCTGATCAGTGCTCTGGCGCTGGCGACATTTGTCGGCTGGCGAGTGGCCAAGCGCGGCGGCGATAACCCCGAGTCAGCGCTGTTCAGCCTGTTCTTGCTGGGCATGCTCGCGGCGCGCATTGCGTTTGTCGCGCTGTACTGGTCGCACTATCGCAATGACCCGTGGCAGATCATCGATCTGCGCGACGGCGGTTTCCTCGCTTGGCCCGGAGTGATCGTGCTGCTGCTGGCGGCGTTGTATCGCGGCTGGCGCCGGCCCGCTTTGCGTCGACCGTTGGGCTTCGGCGTGGTCAGTGGCGTGGCGTTCTGGCTGCTTGCCACCCTGTCGCTGAATATCTACGAACAGGGTACGCGCCTGCCGGATATATCCCTGCGCAACGCCGCTGGCGAAACCATCAAGCTCAGTGAGTATCAGGGCGGCCCGCTGGTGATCAACCTCTGGGCGACCTGGTGCCCGCCGTGCCGGCGAGAAATGCCGGTGCTGGAAAACGCCCAGCAACAGCGCCCTGATCTGACGTTCTTGTTCGTCAATCAGGCCGAGAGCATGCAAAGCGTGGCCACGTTCCTGGAAACCCAAGGCCTGAGCCTGAACAACGTGCTGTTCGACCGCCGCGGCCGTCTCGGTCAGGCCGTGGGCTCCATGGCGTTACCGACTACGCTGTTCTATAGCCCGGACGGTCGCTTGCTGACCAGTCATCTCGGTGAACTGTCGAACGCCAGCCTCGCCCGCGCCCTGGAAACCTTCGACACTTCGCCTTCAAGCCCGAATCAGGCCGTTGCCCCGGCCAACTCTGCAAGGAAACTGCCATGCCCCGCCTCCGCCACCTGCTGA
- the dsbD gene encoding protein-disulfide reductase DsbD, giving the protein MRHFFLLFALLVSGLAQAGNNPFESKPDFLPVDKAFVLTSERLDSGETQLFWQITDGYYLYQKRLKFDGLAADQQPVLPEGESHSDEFFGEQPVYRQGLEVKIPAAASGQIKVSYQGCADAGLCYPPQTRVIDLGGKAAATTGAEAPDQALASSLQQRALGWSLLVFFGLGLLLAFTPCSLPMLPILAGMIVGSGATPRRGFALASSYVICMALVYAAMGVIAALLGANLQAWLQNPWLLGAFAAIFVVLALPMFGFFELQLPVALRDRIEHASRSRSGGSLIGAGVLGALSGLLVGPCMTAPLAGALLYIAQSGNALHGGLILFALGIGIGVPLLLLVTVGNRFLPKPGAWMNLLKGIFGFLFLATALLMLRPVLDPSLWLGLCGALLLIAAYSAWKQSAGFGRVAQMFGALSLLLGLWGSLLVIGAAGGSDDPYQPLQVYSAGPVASAAPTGHDAFSTIKEPAALQRELDAAKAQGQWVLLDYYADWCVSCKVMEKKVFGEAKVMQALSDVRLLRLDVTADNAASRELLSRYKVPGPPTFIWIGADGEERRSQRITGEVDADTFLQRWSATRDAN; this is encoded by the coding sequence ATGCGTCATTTTTTTCTTCTGTTTGCTCTACTGGTTTCCGGTCTGGCTCAGGCCGGAAACAATCCGTTCGAGTCCAAGCCGGACTTTTTACCCGTCGACAAGGCATTCGTACTCACCTCAGAGCGTCTGGACTCGGGCGAAACCCAGCTGTTCTGGCAGATCACTGACGGCTACTACCTGTATCAGAAACGCCTGAAATTCGACGGACTGGCCGCCGACCAGCAGCCAGTGTTGCCTGAAGGCGAATCCCACAGCGATGAGTTTTTCGGCGAGCAGCCGGTCTATCGCCAAGGCCTGGAAGTGAAAATCCCGGCGGCGGCCAGCGGGCAGATCAAGGTCAGTTATCAGGGCTGCGCCGATGCCGGTCTGTGCTATCCACCGCAAACCCGGGTGATTGACCTGGGTGGCAAAGCCGCAGCAACAACAGGCGCTGAAGCCCCGGATCAGGCTTTGGCCAGCAGTCTGCAACAACGGGCGCTGGGCTGGAGTCTGCTGGTGTTCTTCGGACTCGGCCTGCTGTTGGCGTTTACTCCGTGTTCGCTGCCGATGCTGCCGATTCTCGCCGGGATGATTGTCGGCAGTGGCGCCACACCACGGCGCGGGTTTGCCTTGGCCAGCAGCTACGTGATCTGCATGGCACTGGTCTATGCGGCGATGGGCGTGATTGCTGCGCTGCTCGGTGCGAACCTGCAGGCGTGGTTGCAGAATCCTTGGTTGCTCGGTGCGTTTGCCGCCATTTTCGTAGTGCTGGCATTGCCGATGTTCGGCTTCTTCGAGCTGCAACTGCCGGTGGCCCTGCGTGATCGCATTGAACATGCGTCGCGCAGCCGCAGCGGCGGCAGCCTGATCGGCGCCGGTGTGCTGGGCGCATTGTCCGGTCTGTTGGTCGGGCCGTGCATGACCGCGCCACTGGCGGGCGCGCTGCTATACATCGCGCAGAGCGGTAACGCGTTGCACGGCGGTCTGATTCTGTTTGCACTGGGCATCGGCATCGGTGTGCCGCTGTTGCTGCTGGTCACTGTGGGCAACCGTTTCCTGCCAAAACCCGGCGCGTGGATGAATCTGCTCAAGGGCATATTCGGCTTCCTCTTTCTTGCCACTGCATTGTTGATGCTGCGCCCGGTACTGGATCCGTCGTTGTGGCTGGGGCTGTGCGGCGCTCTGCTGTTGATCGCCGCTTACAGCGCCTGGAAACAATCCGCAGGGTTTGGCCGCGTCGCGCAGATGTTTGGCGCCCTGTCCTTGCTGCTCGGTTTGTGGGGCAGCTTGTTAGTGATCGGTGCGGCGGGCGGCAGCGATGATCCGTATCAGCCATTACAGGTCTACAGCGCCGGCCCTGTCGCCAGCGCGGCGCCGACGGGTCACGATGCCTTCAGCACAATCAAGGAACCGGCCGCCCTGCAACGCGAACTCGACGCGGCCAAGGCTCAGGGCCAGTGGGTGTTGCTCGATTACTACGCCGACTGGTGCGTGTCGTGCAAGGTCATGGAGAAGAAGGTGTTCGGTGAGGCCAAGGTCATGCAGGCCCTGAGCGATGTGCGCCTGCTGCGCCTGGATGTGACCGCCGACAACGCTGCGAGCCGTGAGCTGCTCAGTCGCTATAAAGTGCCGGGGCCGCCGACGTTCATCTGGATCGGCGCTGACGGCGAAGAACGCCGCAGCCAGCGCATCACCGGCGAGGTCGATGCCGATACCTTCCTGCAACGCTGGTCCGCCACCCGAGATGCCAACTGA
- a CDS encoding response regulator — MHVLVCEDDELIASGIVAGLKAQGLTVEHVNTASKARAMLKVAEFDVMVLDLGLPDEDGLKLLQQLRQSGLEIPVLILTARDSVTDRVDGLQAGADDYLLKPFDLRELFARLQTLLRRVAGRSVNLIEHGALTYDPSSRETRLAGQPVDLSRREQSLLQALLHNRGRVLSTEQLKDSVYGFNDELESNALNVHIHHLRSKLGKGIVETVRGLGYRLGPADGGEQGK; from the coding sequence ATGCACGTACTGGTTTGCGAAGACGATGAGCTGATCGCCAGCGGCATCGTCGCCGGGCTCAAGGCACAGGGCCTGACCGTCGAGCACGTCAACACCGCGTCCAAGGCGCGGGCTATGCTCAAGGTCGCCGAATTCGACGTGATGGTTCTCGATCTCGGGTTGCCCGACGAAGATGGCCTAAAGTTGCTCCAACAGTTACGGCAGAGCGGCCTGGAAATCCCCGTGTTGATCCTCACCGCGCGCGATTCGGTGACCGATCGTGTCGACGGTCTGCAGGCTGGCGCCGACGACTACCTGCTCAAGCCTTTCGACCTGCGCGAACTGTTCGCTCGCCTGCAAACGCTGTTGCGCCGAGTGGCCGGGCGCAGTGTCAATCTGATCGAGCATGGCGCGCTTACTTACGACCCGAGCAGCCGGGAAACCCGCCTCGCCGGGCAACCGGTGGACCTGTCGCGCCGCGAGCAGTCGCTGTTGCAGGCATTGCTGCACAATCGCGGCCGGGTGCTGTCCACCGAGCAACTGAAGGACAGCGTCTACGGCTTCAACGACGAACTGGAAAGCAACGCACTGAACGTGCATATCCATCATCTGCGCAGCAAGCTTGGCAAAGGCATCGTCGAAACCGTGCGTGGTCTGGGCTATCGCCTTGGGCCTGCCGATGGCGGAGAGCAAGGCAAGTGA
- a CDS encoding ATP-binding protein: protein MSLRLRLSLTLGAAFALIWALAAAWMLSDLRNQMMFSLDQRLVASARMVAGLLEQLPTLPSKGEGTHFSAEQLNIPGGMACQVSSLRGEILARSHNNPEQALEAEKMGFHDQMIDGAPWRSFTLARGDVRITTADRQIEREALNMSILLAASVPVGVALLGCLCLLWLGIGQGLAPLNRLREALMRRNADSLEPLQLQAFPSELKPLLETQNQLFQRIGKTIERERRLTGDAAHELRSPLTAIKTHLQVARMTDGSARDQSLARAEEGADRLHRTLEQLLLLARVEGSLSFDDGSQCSAEQVARLAIQDATGGERLRIKLHVPDDLSAAPLQMPAVLAIAALRNLLDNALRHTPEDCAVEVHLENIGNRVRFVVRDHGPGIAPDDLQHLTQRFWRNGQSTGCGLGLAIVQAIVQRCDCALHFDSRPDGLRVELTMPLQAL from the coding sequence ATGAGTCTGCGCCTGCGCCTGAGTCTGACGCTCGGCGCTGCCTTCGCGCTGATCTGGGCGCTGGCGGCGGCGTGGATGCTCAGCGATCTGCGCAATCAGATGATGTTCTCCCTCGACCAGCGTCTGGTCGCTTCGGCGCGCATGGTCGCCGGTTTGCTTGAGCAATTGCCGACGCTGCCGAGCAAGGGCGAGGGCACCCACTTCAGTGCTGAACAGCTGAACATTCCCGGCGGCATGGCCTGTCAGGTCAGCTCATTGCGCGGCGAGATTCTTGCGCGAAGCCATAACAACCCCGAGCAAGCGCTGGAAGCCGAGAAAATGGGCTTTCACGATCAGATGATCGACGGCGCCCCGTGGCGCAGTTTCACCCTGGCCCGCGGCGATGTGCGCATCACTACGGCGGATCGGCAGATTGAGCGCGAAGCCTTGAACATGTCGATTCTGCTCGCTGCTTCGGTGCCGGTCGGTGTGGCCTTGCTGGGCTGCCTGTGTTTGTTGTGGCTGGGCATCGGTCAGGGTCTTGCACCACTCAATCGTCTGCGCGAGGCGCTGATGCGGCGCAATGCCGATTCCCTTGAGCCCTTGCAGTTGCAGGCGTTTCCCAGCGAATTGAAGCCGTTGCTGGAAACCCAGAATCAATTGTTCCAGCGCATCGGCAAGACCATCGAGCGTGAACGTCGCTTGACCGGTGACGCCGCGCATGAACTGCGCAGTCCGCTGACGGCGATCAAGACCCACCTGCAAGTCGCGCGCATGACCGACGGCAGCGCCCGCGATCAATCGCTGGCCCGCGCCGAGGAGGGCGCCGATCGCCTGCACCGCACTCTTGAACAGTTGCTGCTGCTGGCGCGGGTCGAAGGCAGCCTGTCGTTCGATGACGGCTCGCAATGCAGCGCCGAGCAAGTGGCCCGACTGGCGATCCAGGACGCCACTGGCGGCGAGCGGCTGCGGATCAAACTGCACGTGCCGGACGACCTTTCCGCCGCACCGCTGCAAATGCCTGCCGTGCTGGCGATTGCTGCATTGCGCAACCTGCTCGACAACGCCCTGCGCCATACGCCTGAAGATTGCGCGGTCGAGGTCCATTTGGAAAACATCGGCAATCGCGTGCGTTTTGTCGTGCGAGACCATGGTCCTGGCATTGCGCCAGATGATTTGCAGCATCTGACCCAACGCTTCTGGCGCAACGGCCAGAGCACCGGTTGCGGCTTGGGGCTGGCAATTGTCCAGGCGATTGTTCAGCGCTGTGACTGTGCCCTGCATTTTGACAGCCGCCCGGATGGCTTGCGGGTCGAACTGACCATGCCGTTGCAAGCCCTCTGA
- a CDS encoding GNAT family N-acetyltransferase gives MEAPVCIRPATLADTGIINRIVERSIRIGCALDHRNHPLLVSDWLSRSSADFISSRLADPHFYLCVAVLDDKPVGVGMARVSGEILLCYVQPESFRRGVGRALMQNLEGWLRVRDVRNAHLNSTRTAEGFYRHLGYQQAALPGLCNGLQTVPLRKPLSSPAGQLDQGCKSAPR, from the coding sequence ATGGAAGCACCCGTCTGCATACGTCCGGCCACCCTGGCCGACACCGGCATCATCAACCGTATTGTCGAGCGCTCGATCCGCATCGGATGTGCACTCGATCACCGCAACCATCCACTTCTCGTCAGCGACTGGCTCAGCCGCTCCTCCGCCGATTTCATCAGTAGCCGGCTCGCCGACCCGCATTTCTATCTCTGCGTCGCTGTGCTTGATGACAAACCGGTTGGTGTCGGCATGGCCCGGGTCAGTGGCGAAATCCTGCTGTGTTACGTCCAGCCGGAATCCTTCCGCCGAGGCGTCGGTCGGGCGCTGATGCAGAATCTCGAAGGCTGGTTGCGGGTTCGCGATGTGCGCAATGCTCACCTCAACAGCACGCGCACCGCCGAGGGGTTCTATCGGCACCTGGGTTACCAACAGGCAGCGCTACCCGGTCTCTGCAACGGCTTGCAAACCGTGCCGCTGCGCAAACCTTTGTCCTCACCGGCCGGACAACTCGATCAAGGGTGTAAATCCGCACCGCGCTGA
- a CDS encoding aspartate aminotransferase family protein: MSVATSLIEASSARVASAPAETLFEFNESPLLARQSRQESNARSYPRRIPLALKRAKGLYVEDVEGRTFIDCLAGAGTLALGHNHPVVIEAIQQVLADELPLHTLDLTTPVKDQFVQDLFGLLPTELAAQAKIQFCGPTGTDAVEAALKLVRTATGRSTVLSFSGGYHGMSQGALSLMGSLGPKKPLGALLSNGVQFMPFPYDYRCPFGLGGAAGVNANLSYLENLLNDPEAGVQLPAAVIVEAVQGEGGVIPADVEWLRGLRRITEKAGVALIVDEIQSGFARTGKMFAFEHAGIVPDVVVLSKAIGGSLPLAVVVYRDWLDTWQPGAHAGTFRGNQMAMAAGSAVMRYLVEHKVCEHAAAMGDRLSEHLHILQRDFPQLGDIRGRGLMLGVELVDPNGAPDALGHPPAFARLAPLVQRECLKRGLILELGGRHGAVVRFLPPLVITAAEIDRVAEIFGRALAAATTAL, translated from the coding sequence ATGTCAGTCGCCACCAGTCTTATCGAAGCGTCGTCGGCCCGGGTCGCCTCGGCGCCGGCAGAAACGTTGTTCGAATTCAACGAATCACCGTTGTTGGCGCGGCAGAGCCGGCAGGAGTCCAACGCGCGCAGTTATCCTCGGCGTATTCCCTTGGCGCTCAAGCGTGCCAAGGGCTTGTATGTCGAGGATGTTGAAGGACGTACATTCATCGACTGCCTGGCCGGCGCCGGCACGCTGGCGCTGGGGCACAACCACCCGGTAGTGATCGAGGCGATCCAGCAAGTGCTGGCCGACGAGCTGCCGCTGCACACCCTCGACCTGACCACGCCGGTCAAGGATCAATTCGTCCAGGACCTGTTCGGGCTGCTGCCGACGGAGTTGGCGGCGCAAGCGAAGATCCAGTTTTGTGGCCCGACTGGCACCGACGCCGTGGAAGCAGCGCTGAAACTGGTGCGCACCGCAACCGGGCGCAGCACCGTGCTGTCATTTTCCGGCGGTTATCACGGCATGAGCCAAGGTGCGTTGAGCCTGATGGGCAGCCTGGGACCGAAAAAACCACTGGGTGCGTTGCTCAGCAACGGCGTGCAATTCATGCCCTTTCCCTACGACTACCGCTGCCCGTTTGGCCTCGGCGGCGCGGCGGGCGTCAACGCCAATCTGAGCTACCTGGAAAACCTGCTCAACGATCCCGAGGCCGGGGTGCAGTTGCCGGCGGCGGTGATTGTCGAGGCGGTGCAGGGCGAGGGCGGCGTGATACCAGCGGATGTCGAGTGGTTGCGCGGCTTGCGCCGGATCACCGAGAAGGCTGGTGTGGCGCTGATCGTCGATGAGATCCAGAGCGGTTTCGCCCGTACCGGCAAGATGTTTGCCTTTGAACACGCGGGTATCGTTCCGGATGTGGTTGTACTGTCCAAAGCCATCGGCGGCAGCCTGCCGTTGGCGGTGGTGGTTTACCGTGACTGGCTCGACACTTGGCAACCGGGTGCCCATGCCGGCACGTTCCGCGGCAATCAGATGGCCATGGCCGCCGGTTCAGCGGTAATGCGCTATCTGGTGGAGCACAAGGTTTGCGAGCACGCAGCCGCCATGGGTGATCGACTCAGCGAGCATCTGCACATCCTGCAACGCGACTTCCCGCAGCTGGGCGATATTCGTGGTCGCGGCCTGATGCTCGGCGTTGAACTGGTCGACCCGAACGGCGCGCCCGACGCGCTCGGTCATCCGCCAGCGTTTGCGCGTCTGGCGCCGCTGGTCCAGCGTGAATGCCTCAAGCGTGGCCTGATTCTGGAGTTGGGCGGTCGGCATGGCGCAGTGGTGCGCTTCCTGCCGCCGCTGGTGATCACTGCCGCGGAAATCGACCGGGTGGCCGAGATCTTCGGTCGCGCATTGGCCGCTGCCACCACCGCGCTGTAA
- a CDS encoding MbtH family protein, translated as MTSVFDREDILFQVVVNHEEQYSIWPDYKAVPEGWRTVGKSGLKKECLAYIEEVWTDMRPLSLRQKMDAQVAAQ; from the coding sequence ATGACGTCAGTATTCGACCGCGAGGACATCCTCTTTCAGGTCGTGGTCAACCACGAAGAGCAATACTCGATCTGGCCCGATTACAAAGCCGTGCCGGAAGGCTGGCGCACCGTGGGCAAGAGCGGCCTGAAAAAGGAATGCCTGGCCTACATCGAAGAAGTCTGGACCGACATGCGCCCATTGAGCCTGCGCCAGAAGATGGATGCACAAGTCGCGGCGCAATAA
- a CDS encoding metal ABC transporter substrate-binding protein, protein MAFSLRNLTLAMALCGVVCTPLMAAETAKPLRVLASLPITYGLGEVLLKGTDVKLERAAPANLPGSRQTAYFTGRGAPALSKLAADADAVIGLRSLWTDDPLYPIARRSNIRIVEVDAARPVDGALPGIAVQPGLQVDGLNSQPWLASNNMGRMADVMAADLVRLAPSAKPAIEANLAALKQRLLKLSADTEARLAEADNLSVMSLSDHFGYLIGSLNLELAGQDARPDAEWTPDELKKLTATLKDNDVAVVLHHRQPAEPVKAAIAESGSRLVVLSTDAADPLAELEGNVDLLLKGLSGA, encoded by the coding sequence ATGGCTTTTTCATTGCGTAACCTGACTCTGGCCATGGCCCTGTGTGGCGTGGTCTGCACTCCGTTGATGGCGGCTGAAACTGCGAAACCGTTGCGCGTTCTGGCCTCGTTACCGATCACCTATGGATTGGGCGAAGTATTGCTCAAGGGTACCGACGTCAAACTCGAACGTGCGGCGCCGGCCAACCTTCCGGGTAGCCGTCAGACTGCGTATTTCACCGGCCGTGGCGCTCCGGCGCTGAGCAAACTGGCCGCCGACGCGGACGCGGTAATCGGTCTGCGTTCGCTGTGGACCGATGATCCGCTGTACCCGATCGCGCGGCGCAGCAATATCCGTATCGTCGAAGTCGACGCTGCGCGCCCGGTCGACGGCGCCCTGCCCGGCATCGCCGTGCAGCCGGGCCTGCAGGTTGATGGCCTGAACAGTCAGCCATGGCTGGCGAGCAACAACATGGGGCGCATGGCCGATGTGATGGCCGCAGACCTGGTGCGCCTGGCGCCGAGCGCCAAGCCTGCGATCGAGGCCAACCTGGCGGCGTTGAAACAGCGTTTGCTGAAACTCAGCGCGGACACCGAAGCGCGTCTGGCCGAGGCGGACAACCTGAGCGTGATGAGCCTGAGCGATCACTTCGGCTATCTGATTGGCAGCCTCAACCTTGAACTGGCGGGACAGGATGCGAGGCCTGATGCCGAGTGGACGCCAGATGAGTTGAAGAAGCTGACGGCGACGCTTAAGGACAATGACGTGGCGGTGGTGCTACACCATCGCCAGCCAGCGGAGCCGGTGAAAGCGGCGATTGCCGAATCCGGCAGCCGTCTGGTGGTGTTGAGTACCGATGCGGCGGATCCGCTGGCGGAGCTGGAGGGGAATGTGGACTTGTTGCTCAAGGGGTTGAGCGGAGCGTAG
- a CDS encoding metal ABC transporter permease has product MNYEAFRLMVQGWASSGYLPEALAYGFVVNALLAGLLIGPVLGGLGTLVVVKRFAFFSEAVGHAALTGVAIGILLGEPYTGPYGSLFGYCLLFGILLNYLRNRTGLAPDTLIGVFLSVSLALGASLLLILAGKINVHILENVLFGSVLTVNGNDLAVLAIVGSLVMALALPLYNRIMLASFNPQLAAVRGVAVKTLDYLFVILVTLITVAAVKVIGAILVGALLVIPAAAARLLSQSLKGFFWCSVLIATASTLCGILAPIVFDLPIPSGAAIILVAGIAFALAAIARGVVPSLKGNLG; this is encoded by the coding sequence ATGAATTACGAAGCCTTTCGTTTGATGGTCCAGGGTTGGGCGTCTTCCGGTTATCTGCCCGAGGCGCTGGCCTACGGTTTTGTGGTCAATGCGCTGCTCGCCGGCCTGCTGATCGGCCCCGTGCTCGGCGGGCTCGGCACGCTGGTGGTGGTCAAGCGCTTCGCGTTCTTTTCCGAAGCAGTCGGCCATGCCGCGTTGACCGGTGTCGCCATCGGCATCCTGCTCGGCGAACCCTACACCGGCCCGTACGGCAGCCTGTTCGGTTACTGCCTGCTGTTCGGCATCCTGCTCAATTACCTGCGCAACCGCACCGGACTGGCACCGGATACGCTGATCGGCGTGTTTCTCTCGGTGTCACTGGCGCTGGGCGCGAGCCTGCTGCTGATTCTCGCCGGCAAGATCAACGTGCACATTCTGGAAAACGTGCTGTTCGGTTCGGTGTTGACCGTCAACGGCAATGATCTGGCGGTGCTGGCCATCGTCGGTTCGCTGGTCATGGCCCTCGCCCTGCCGCTGTACAACCGCATCATGCTCGCCAGTTTCAATCCGCAACTGGCGGCGGTGCGTGGCGTAGCGGTGAAGACCCTGGATTACCTGTTCGTGATCCTGGTGACCTTGATCACCGTCGCGGCAGTGAAGGTGATTGGCGCGATTCTGGTCGGTGCCTTGCTGGTGATTCCTGCGGCGGCGGCGCGCTTGCTCAGTCAGTCGCTGAAAGGCTTTTTCTGGTGCTCGGTGCTGATCGCTACCGCCAGCACCCTGTGCGGGATTCTTGCGCCGATCGTGTTCGACCTGCCGATCCCGTCCGGCGCCGCGATCATTCTGGTCGCCGGCATCGCTTTCGCCCTCGCCGCCATCGCGCGCGGCGTCGTCCCCAGCCTGAAAGGGAACCTTGGATAA